A genomic segment from Idiomarina piscisalsi encodes:
- a CDS encoding outer membrane protein assembly factor BamD, producing MLSKQFGRHILLSTALCFMAVGCSSQPEEEQQVAKTQIESLYEQARESMAAGNFNLAQEQLSNLNRRFPFGPYAHQVQLDLIYLHYKLDNTEEALAAIDRFISLNPNHKDIDYAMYMRGLVNQRAEYNGIHAVFGVDRSDRDSSMAEEAFKDFAELVRKYPDSEYAADAKKRLLAIKSRLAKKELAVAQYYMDRQAYLAAANRGRYILEHFSDTPEVENALAVMVESYDQLELPELREDALKVLRANFPENQLVSN from the coding sequence CGGCCGACACATTTTATTATCAACAGCACTTTGCTTTATGGCTGTTGGTTGTTCGAGCCAACCAGAAGAAGAACAGCAAGTTGCGAAAACCCAAATTGAGTCACTTTATGAGCAGGCTCGTGAGAGCATGGCTGCAGGTAATTTCAACTTAGCTCAAGAGCAGTTGTCGAACCTGAACCGCCGTTTCCCGTTTGGTCCTTATGCGCACCAAGTGCAACTCGACCTTATTTACCTGCACTACAAGTTGGATAACACAGAAGAAGCGCTAGCGGCAATTGACCGGTTTATTAGTCTTAACCCAAATCATAAAGACATTGATTACGCCATGTATATGCGCGGCTTAGTCAATCAACGTGCTGAGTACAATGGTATTCATGCTGTGTTCGGCGTTGATCGTTCTGACCGTGACTCATCAATGGCAGAAGAAGCGTTCAAAGACTTTGCTGAACTGGTCCGTAAATATCCGGATAGCGAGTACGCAGCCGATGCAAAAAAACGTTTATTAGCGATAAAAAGTCGTCTGGCGAAAAAAGAATTAGCCGTTGCTCAGTATTATATGGACCGCCAAGCCTATTTAGCGGCGGCCAACCGAGGGCGTTACATCTTAGAGCACTTCTCTGACACGCCGGAAGTAGAAAATGCGTTGGCTGTCATGGTCGAAAGTTACGATCAATTAGAGTTGCCAGAGTTGCGTGAAGACGCATTGAAGGTTCTACGAGCTAACTTCCCGGAGAATCAGTTAGTCAGCAATTAA
- the glnB gene encoding nitrogen regulatory protein P-II: MKKVEAIIKPFKLDDVREALSEVGIAGMTVSEVKGFGRQKGHTELYRGAEYMVDFLPKVKLEVVVGDDDVERCIEAIMETAQTGKIGDGKIFITDIERVIRIRTGEENEDAV, from the coding sequence ATGAAAAAAGTAGAAGCCATTATAAAACCTTTCAAACTCGATGACGTGCGCGAAGCGCTATCAGAAGTAGGCATTGCCGGCATGACTGTATCAGAGGTTAAAGGCTTCGGACGCCAGAAAGGTCATACAGAACTGTACCGCGGCGCAGAGTATATGGTGGATTTTCTGCCTAAGGTTAAATTAGAAGTGGTGGTTGGCGATGATGACGTTGAGCGTTGTATTGAGGCCATTATGGAAACGGCTCAAACAGGTAAAATAGGTGATGGGAAAATTTTCATTACCGATATCGAACGAGTTATCCGAATTCGTACTGGTGAGGAAAACGAAGACGCGGTTTAA
- a CDS encoding NAD+ synthase has product MAELNLCLAQLDFTVGAIHNNTALILKTIREQGQQHDIIVFPELAITGYPPEDLLFRNDLSQAVDNAVEQISAAASDCVVIVGHPQHVGGGLFNAMSVLHRGECLLRYFKQRLPNHGVFDEQRHFIPGHESQVFEWHGVRIGLQICEDLWHPEPLQRLADDDIDFVLSINASPYELNKHEQRLGVLRQRVAESSKPIVYLNNCGGQDELVFDGHSLVMDGDGQLVAELPHCQTTLTTLSYKSGKLHSETYPPRESQNDLANVYDVLVLAVRDYVTKNGFPGVVLGLSGGIDSALTLAIAVDALGADKVQAVMMPFRYTSDMSLEDAEKQANTLGVQYNSVPIEPMFDQFMQQLTPLFNGAETDTTEENLQSRCRGVLLMALSNKTGSLVLTTGNKSEMAVGYATLYGDMCGGFAPIKDVPKLLVYQLAEYRNTLGECIPQRVIDRPPSAELAPDQVDSDSLPDYGDLDRILALYVERDWSVTDIVAAGFNEDDVRRVVRLVDLNEYKRRQSAVGPKVTPRNFGKDRRYPITSHYRYELQRQGQ; this is encoded by the coding sequence ATGGCTGAACTTAATTTGTGCCTGGCGCAACTGGACTTTACCGTTGGCGCAATTCACAACAACACCGCATTAATTTTGAAGACGATTCGGGAACAAGGTCAACAACACGACATTATTGTGTTCCCGGAGTTGGCGATTACCGGCTACCCGCCGGAAGACTTACTGTTCAGAAACGATTTAAGTCAGGCTGTTGACAATGCTGTTGAGCAAATCAGTGCCGCTGCATCTGACTGCGTGGTGATTGTGGGTCATCCGCAACATGTGGGTGGAGGGCTTTTTAATGCCATGTCGGTACTGCACCGTGGTGAGTGTTTGTTACGTTACTTTAAGCAACGTTTGCCTAACCATGGCGTATTTGATGAGCAGCGCCACTTTATTCCGGGTCATGAAAGTCAGGTGTTCGAATGGCATGGCGTTCGTATAGGTCTGCAGATATGCGAAGACTTGTGGCACCCCGAACCACTGCAACGCTTGGCCGATGACGACATTGATTTTGTTTTATCAATAAACGCGTCACCCTACGAATTGAACAAGCACGAACAGCGCCTTGGTGTGCTGAGACAACGTGTCGCTGAGTCATCAAAGCCTATTGTTTATTTGAATAATTGTGGTGGGCAGGACGAACTGGTATTCGATGGTCATTCGTTAGTGATGGATGGCGACGGTCAACTAGTGGCTGAATTGCCACATTGTCAGACAACCCTGACCACTTTGAGTTATAAAAGTGGAAAGCTTCACAGCGAGACCTACCCGCCTCGTGAGTCACAAAATGACTTAGCGAATGTTTATGACGTGTTGGTCTTGGCCGTAAGAGATTATGTCACGAAAAATGGTTTCCCGGGCGTGGTGCTGGGTTTGTCAGGCGGCATTGATTCAGCGCTAACATTGGCTATAGCTGTTGACGCTTTAGGGGCTGATAAGGTGCAAGCGGTAATGATGCCTTTTCGCTATACCTCTGACATGAGTCTTGAAGATGCTGAAAAGCAAGCGAATACTCTAGGCGTTCAATATAACTCTGTGCCTATTGAACCGATGTTTGATCAATTCATGCAGCAATTAACGCCGCTTTTTAACGGCGCTGAAACCGATACAACGGAAGAAAACTTGCAGTCGCGTTGTCGAGGCGTATTACTTATGGCGTTGTCGAATAAAACGGGTTCACTGGTACTGACAACAGGCAATAAGAGCGAAATGGCTGTTGGTTATGCAACACTGTATGGCGATATGTGCGGTGGTTTTGCACCGATAAAAGATGTGCCTAAGTTGCTGGTGTATCAATTAGCCGAGTATCGAAACACTTTAGGTGAGTGCATTCCTCAGCGAGTGATCGATCGGCCACCTTCAGCGGAATTAGCACCGGATCAGGTCGACTCTGACTCATTGCCCGACTATGGCGATTTAGACCGAATTCTGGCATTGTATGTAGAAAGGGACTGGTCAGTAACCGACATTGTTGCTGCCGGGTTTAACGAAGATGACGTCCGCCGGGTGGTTCGCTTGGTCGACTTGAACGAATATAAGCGTCGCCAATCGGCGGTTGGTCCAAAGGTGACGCCGAGAAACTTCGGTAAAGATCGTCGTTATCCTATTACCAGTCATTATCGCTATGAATTGCAACGACAAGGGCAATAG